Within Etheostoma cragini isolate CJK2018 unplaced genomic scaffold, CSU_Ecrag_1.0 ScbMSFa_4454, whole genome shotgun sequence, the genomic segment GGCGGCGGCCTGCAGCGTCTCCGTGTCGCTCTGCAGAGGATTCAGCTGCTTCCTCTCGCTGTGCATGTTGTTCTCATGACGCTTCAGATCCGACGCctggaaacacagagagacactgaACTCACCGCAGAGACACTGAACTCACCTGtttctctacctgtctgtctcacctgtctctctacctgtctgtactgtgtctcacctgtctctctgtacctgtctctgtacctgtctctctacctgtctgtctcacctgtctctctacctgtctgtctctgtacctgtctctctacctgtctgtctctgtacctgtctctctacctgtctgtctcacctgtctctctacctgtctctctacctgtctctctacctgtctgtctctgtacctgtctctctacctgtctgtctctctacctgtctgtctctctacctgtctgtctcacctgtctctctacctgtacAGGTGCTGGTTCTATAAGTAGAACATCGTGAGAAAGGTGATTTCTGTCAGTaatgtgtaaatattaaattcatcacacacagagtgagGGACATGTTGGTGTGACGAACCAGGACGTAACGCTAACCCAAACTGTGGGTTTGAGAAACAGAGTGTTGCCATGGTTACGGGGGTgtgtgttgccatggttacctTGGCAAAGGCTTTGTTGCAGGACGGACAGACGAAGGGTTTCTCTCCTCGGTGTCTCCTCTCGTGGTCCTTCAGGTGGGACTTATGTTTAAAggcctgcagacagacaggtacagagagacaggtgagtcagacaggtagagagacagacaagacaggtggagagacaggtgagacaggtgGAGAGACAGACGAGACACGGTACAGAGACACAGGTGAGAcagtacagacagacaggtagagagacaggtacagagagacaggtgcagagaaaggtgaga encodes:
- the LOC117941141 gene encoding zinc finger and BTB domain-containing protein 14-like; translated protein: MCEKAFKHKSHLKDHERRHRGEKPFVCPSCNKAFAKASDLKRHENNMHSERKQLNPLQSDTETLQAAAMAAEEQHLDSISCS